A portion of the Coturnix japonica isolate 7356 chromosome 4, Coturnix japonica 2.1, whole genome shotgun sequence genome contains these proteins:
- the FAM184B gene encoding protein FAM184B isoform X4 has protein sequence MASGINKSRQPGTCNGSKAPRGSSAEGYNKEIHMQMCKKIAQLTKVIYALNTKNDEHEDSIQALREAHEEEVQLILAEMRETILQYKSKAEEEQLLRKRIQVLETAVEQHRRVKEEALTELTLFKKQVEEREPRAEAKLMQMTLSTDTVDFNGDFENKLLHLNEETDGLLNECQLSRRENLGEDILAEKFSMEGQVLVKEMEKLRSENQGAIKEYTQKTNQLRTSCERGRESLKKSTQPSMTETKNQQQQGEMEQRNCSEADKGFWMQQVKKLEADLEEKNQKINERKKHSQRLKERIQELQTQLEEFKRKSECEMKQLEKEKEALTGKLQNSSLEVAQLKQILDQQADNFKESLKKHNLQSSKEKEKLLQDLQNTIKENQNVKLQLEASHQKVLKMMEKNKKQELKEAEERLKKEFNETFKIQHQSHRLEMQTLEERAKKELQDELEQIQKQQTLLLGSLRVEISEQQMSCTNLKKQIEELQMELRSVRTLKKQQEGSSQSQIRSLHDELEKCQGEISELKKENLLLKDTMELLSTELETQKQEAAQLQDKERQHKRLKKLEENTRKPESRPEDIHLISCLQDKLSEREEIIKQLVEGRKFQHSLLASTESYRNRSFSFTPNPGCLTPMKDTWQ, from the exons ATGGCCTCCGGCATAAACAAGAGCCGGCAGCCCGGGACTTGCAATGGATCTAAAGCACCTCGGGGCAGTTCGGCAGAAGGATACAATAAGGAAATTCACATGCAGATGTGCAAGAAGATCGCCCAGCTCACCAAG GTGATATATGCCCTGAACACTAAGAATGATGAACATGAAGACAGTATACAGGCTCTGAGAGAAGCTCATGAAGAAGAAGTTCAGCTCATTCTTGCTGAGATGAGGGAAACAATTCTCCagtacaaaagcaaagctgaagaaGAACAGTTGCTGAGAAAACGTATTCAAGTCCTTGAAACTGCAGTAGAACAACACAGGAGAGTAAAGGAAGAAGCCTTGACAGAGTTAACATTGTTCAAGAAGCAGGTGGAAGAGAGGGAACcaagagcagaagcaaaactgaTGCAGATGACCCTTTCCACAGACACAGTAGATTTCAATGGagattttgaaaacaaacttcttcatttaaatgagGAGACTGATGGACTACTAAATGAATGCCAACTGTCTAGGAGAGAAAATTTAGGTGAAGATATTTTGGCTGAAAAATTCAGCATGGAAGGACAAGTTCTagtaaaggaaatggaaaaactgaGGAGTGAGAACCAAGGAGCAATTAAAGAATatactcagaaaacaaaccaactgcGAACCTCCTGTGAGAGAGGAAGAGAGTCTTTGAAAAAGTCAACACAGCCATCTatgacagaaacaaagaatcagcagcagcaaggagaaatgGAGCAAAGGAATTGCTCAGAGGCTGACAAAGGCTTTTGGATGCAGCAGGTAAAGAAACTGGAGGCAGACCTAGAGGAGAAAAACCAGAAGataaatgagaggaagaaacaTTCCCagaggctgaaagaaagaatacag GAACTCCAGACACAGCTAGaggaatttaaaagaaaatctgagtgTGAAATGAAGcaactggagaaagaaaaagaagcccTAACTGGGAAACTTCAAAACTCTTCACTTGAG GTGGCTCAGCTGAAGCAGATATTAGACCAGCAAGCAGATAATTTCAAGGAGTCGCTGAAGAAACACAACCTACAGtccagcaaagaaaaggagaagcttTTGCAGGATCTTCAAAACACCATTAAAGAAAACCAGAATGTTAAACTGCAGCTGGAGGCGTCACATCAAAAAGTCttaaaaatgatggagaagaacaaaaaacaggaaCTCAAG GAGGCAGAAGAGCGTttgaaaaaggaatttaatgAGACTTTCAAGATCCAACATCAGTCTCATAGGCTGGAAATGCAAACCTTGgaagagagagcaaagaaagaattacaGGATGAACTCGAGCAGATACAGAAGCAGCAAACTCTGTTGCTAG GATCTCTAAGAGTGGAAATTTCTGAGCAGCAGATGTCATGCACTAAtctcaaaaaacaaatagaagagCTCCAAATGGAGCTGAGGAGTGTGAGGACATTGAAGAAGCAACAG gAAGGAAGCAGCCAGAGCCAGATCAGATCTCTTCATGATGAGCTAGAAAAATGCCAGGGTGAAATTTCTGAGCTCAAGAAGGAGAACTTGCTTTTGAAGGACACAATGGAATTACTCAGCACTGAGTTGGAGACACAGAAGCAAGAAGCTGCACAGCTTCAGGATAAGGAGAGACAACACAAAAG ACttaaaaaattagaagaaaacacaagaaaaccaGAGTCCAGACCAGAAGATATACACCTTATAAGCTGCCTGCAAGATAAACTAagtgagagagaagaaattattaAGCAGCTGGTG gaaggaagaaaatttcaGCATTCACTTTTAGCCAGCACTGAATCTTACAGAAATCGGTCTTTTTCTTTCACCCCTAACCCAGGATGTTTGACTCCTATGAAG
- the FAM184B gene encoding protein FAM184B isoform X3, which produces MASGINKSRQPGTCNGSKAPRGSSAEGYNKEIHMQMCKKIAQLTKVIYALNTKNDEHEDSIQALREAHEEEVQLILAEMRETILQYKSKAEEEQLLRKRIQVLETAVEQHRRVKEEALTELTLFKKQVEEREPRAEAKLMQMTLSTDTVDFNGDFENKLLHLNEETDGLLNECQLSRRENLGEDILAEKFSMEGQVLVKEMEKLRSENQGAIKEYTQKTNQLRTSCERGRESLKKSTQPSMTETKNQQQQGEMEQRNCSEADKGFWMQQVKKLEADLEEKNQKINERKKHSQRLKERIQELQTQLEEFKRKSECEMKQLEKEKEALTGKLQNSSLEVAQLKQILDQQADNFKESLKKHNLQSSKEKEKLLQDLQNTIKENQNVKLQLEASHQKVLKMMEKNKKQELKEAEERLKKEFNETFKIQHQSHRLEMQTLEERAKKELQDELEQIQKQQTLLLGSLRVEISEQQMSCTNLKKQIEELQMELRSVRTLKKQQEGSSQSQIRSLHDELEKCQGEISELKKENLLLKDTMELLSTELETQKQEAAQLQDKERQHKRLKKLEENTRKPESRPEDIHLISCLQDKLSEREEIIKQLVEGRKFQHSLLASTESYRNRSFSFTPNPGCLTPMKQQKRPVEVPSRVVSVPNLASYAKSFLSGDLRSKRSAPQITKSTSLDQSPGCLRAGSPTAQTSDSSAATRTHGNEAPQTKDDQIQDPEHQEWFTKYFSF; this is translated from the exons ATGGCCTCCGGCATAAACAAGAGCCGGCAGCCCGGGACTTGCAATGGATCTAAAGCACCTCGGGGCAGTTCGGCAGAAGGATACAATAAGGAAATTCACATGCAGATGTGCAAGAAGATCGCCCAGCTCACCAAG GTGATATATGCCCTGAACACTAAGAATGATGAACATGAAGACAGTATACAGGCTCTGAGAGAAGCTCATGAAGAAGAAGTTCAGCTCATTCTTGCTGAGATGAGGGAAACAATTCTCCagtacaaaagcaaagctgaagaaGAACAGTTGCTGAGAAAACGTATTCAAGTCCTTGAAACTGCAGTAGAACAACACAGGAGAGTAAAGGAAGAAGCCTTGACAGAGTTAACATTGTTCAAGAAGCAGGTGGAAGAGAGGGAACcaagagcagaagcaaaactgaTGCAGATGACCCTTTCCACAGACACAGTAGATTTCAATGGagattttgaaaacaaacttcttcatttaaatgagGAGACTGATGGACTACTAAATGAATGCCAACTGTCTAGGAGAGAAAATTTAGGTGAAGATATTTTGGCTGAAAAATTCAGCATGGAAGGACAAGTTCTagtaaaggaaatggaaaaactgaGGAGTGAGAACCAAGGAGCAATTAAAGAATatactcagaaaacaaaccaactgcGAACCTCCTGTGAGAGAGGAAGAGAGTCTTTGAAAAAGTCAACACAGCCATCTatgacagaaacaaagaatcagcagcagcaaggagaaatgGAGCAAAGGAATTGCTCAGAGGCTGACAAAGGCTTTTGGATGCAGCAGGTAAAGAAACTGGAGGCAGACCTAGAGGAGAAAAACCAGAAGataaatgagaggaagaaacaTTCCCagaggctgaaagaaagaatacag GAACTCCAGACACAGCTAGaggaatttaaaagaaaatctgagtgTGAAATGAAGcaactggagaaagaaaaagaagcccTAACTGGGAAACTTCAAAACTCTTCACTTGAG GTGGCTCAGCTGAAGCAGATATTAGACCAGCAAGCAGATAATTTCAAGGAGTCGCTGAAGAAACACAACCTACAGtccagcaaagaaaaggagaagcttTTGCAGGATCTTCAAAACACCATTAAAGAAAACCAGAATGTTAAACTGCAGCTGGAGGCGTCACATCAAAAAGTCttaaaaatgatggagaagaacaaaaaacaggaaCTCAAG GAGGCAGAAGAGCGTttgaaaaaggaatttaatgAGACTTTCAAGATCCAACATCAGTCTCATAGGCTGGAAATGCAAACCTTGgaagagagagcaaagaaagaattacaGGATGAACTCGAGCAGATACAGAAGCAGCAAACTCTGTTGCTAG GATCTCTAAGAGTGGAAATTTCTGAGCAGCAGATGTCATGCACTAAtctcaaaaaacaaatagaagagCTCCAAATGGAGCTGAGGAGTGTGAGGACATTGAAGAAGCAACAG gAAGGAAGCAGCCAGAGCCAGATCAGATCTCTTCATGATGAGCTAGAAAAATGCCAGGGTGAAATTTCTGAGCTCAAGAAGGAGAACTTGCTTTTGAAGGACACAATGGAATTACTCAGCACTGAGTTGGAGACACAGAAGCAAGAAGCTGCACAGCTTCAGGATAAGGAGAGACAACACAAAAG ACttaaaaaattagaagaaaacacaagaaaaccaGAGTCCAGACCAGAAGATATACACCTTATAAGCTGCCTGCAAGATAAACTAagtgagagagaagaaattattaAGCAGCTGGTG gaaggaagaaaatttcaGCATTCACTTTTAGCCAGCACTGAATCTTACAGAAATCGGTCTTTTTCTTTCACCCCTAACCCAGGATGTTTGACTCCTATGAAG cagcagaagagaccAGTTGAGGTGCCCAGTCGTGTTGTCAGTGTACCAAATTTAGCTTCCTATGCAAAGAGCTTTTTGAGTGGCGACTTGAGATCAAAAAGAAGTGCTCCTCAAATAACAAAATCAACAAGCTTAGACCAGAGTCCTGGATGCCTCAGAGCGGGCTCCCCAACAGCACAGACCTCAGACAGCAGCGCTGCCACAag
- the FAM184B gene encoding protein FAM184B isoform X1, with amino-acid sequence MASGINKSRQPGTCNGSKAPRGSSAEGYNKEIHMQMCKKIAQLTKVIYALNTKNDEHEDSIQALREAHEEEVQLILAEMRETILQYKSKAEEEQLLRKRIQVLETAVEQHRRVKEEALTELTLFKKQVEEREPRAEAKLMQMTLSTDTVDFNGDFENKLLHLNEETDGLLNECQLSRRENLGEDILAEKFSMEGQVLVKEMEKLRSENQGAIKEYTQKTNQLRTSCERGRESLKKSTQPSMTETKNQQQQGEMEQRNCSEADKGFWMQQVKKLEADLEEKNQKINERKKHSQRLKERIQELQTQLEEFKRKSECEMKQLEKEKEALTGKLQNSSLEVAQLKQILDQQADNFKESLKKHNLQSSKEKEKLLQDLQNTIKENQNVKLQLEASHQKVLKMMEKNKKQELKEAEERLKKEFNETFKIQHQSHRLEMQTLEERAKKELQDELEQIQKQQTLLLGSLRVEISEQQMSCTNLKKQIEELQMELRSVRTLKKQQEGSSQSQIRSLHDELEKCQGEISELKKENLLLKDTMELLSTELETQKQEAAQLQDKERQHKRLKKLEENTRKPESRPEDIHLISCLQDKLSEREEIIKQLVEGRKFQHSLLASTESYRNRSFSFTPNPGCLTPMKQQKRPVEVPSRVVSVPNLASYAKSFLSGDLRSKRSAPQITKSTSLDQSPGCLRAGSPTAQTSDSSAATRMTWDKALEGRGAQESWSVFKDHLLQAQKQYILRKRKDTWQ; translated from the exons ATGGCCTCCGGCATAAACAAGAGCCGGCAGCCCGGGACTTGCAATGGATCTAAAGCACCTCGGGGCAGTTCGGCAGAAGGATACAATAAGGAAATTCACATGCAGATGTGCAAGAAGATCGCCCAGCTCACCAAG GTGATATATGCCCTGAACACTAAGAATGATGAACATGAAGACAGTATACAGGCTCTGAGAGAAGCTCATGAAGAAGAAGTTCAGCTCATTCTTGCTGAGATGAGGGAAACAATTCTCCagtacaaaagcaaagctgaagaaGAACAGTTGCTGAGAAAACGTATTCAAGTCCTTGAAACTGCAGTAGAACAACACAGGAGAGTAAAGGAAGAAGCCTTGACAGAGTTAACATTGTTCAAGAAGCAGGTGGAAGAGAGGGAACcaagagcagaagcaaaactgaTGCAGATGACCCTTTCCACAGACACAGTAGATTTCAATGGagattttgaaaacaaacttcttcatttaaatgagGAGACTGATGGACTACTAAATGAATGCCAACTGTCTAGGAGAGAAAATTTAGGTGAAGATATTTTGGCTGAAAAATTCAGCATGGAAGGACAAGTTCTagtaaaggaaatggaaaaactgaGGAGTGAGAACCAAGGAGCAATTAAAGAATatactcagaaaacaaaccaactgcGAACCTCCTGTGAGAGAGGAAGAGAGTCTTTGAAAAAGTCAACACAGCCATCTatgacagaaacaaagaatcagcagcagcaaggagaaatgGAGCAAAGGAATTGCTCAGAGGCTGACAAAGGCTTTTGGATGCAGCAGGTAAAGAAACTGGAGGCAGACCTAGAGGAGAAAAACCAGAAGataaatgagaggaagaaacaTTCCCagaggctgaaagaaagaatacag GAACTCCAGACACAGCTAGaggaatttaaaagaaaatctgagtgTGAAATGAAGcaactggagaaagaaaaagaagcccTAACTGGGAAACTTCAAAACTCTTCACTTGAG GTGGCTCAGCTGAAGCAGATATTAGACCAGCAAGCAGATAATTTCAAGGAGTCGCTGAAGAAACACAACCTACAGtccagcaaagaaaaggagaagcttTTGCAGGATCTTCAAAACACCATTAAAGAAAACCAGAATGTTAAACTGCAGCTGGAGGCGTCACATCAAAAAGTCttaaaaatgatggagaagaacaaaaaacaggaaCTCAAG GAGGCAGAAGAGCGTttgaaaaaggaatttaatgAGACTTTCAAGATCCAACATCAGTCTCATAGGCTGGAAATGCAAACCTTGgaagagagagcaaagaaagaattacaGGATGAACTCGAGCAGATACAGAAGCAGCAAACTCTGTTGCTAG GATCTCTAAGAGTGGAAATTTCTGAGCAGCAGATGTCATGCACTAAtctcaaaaaacaaatagaagagCTCCAAATGGAGCTGAGGAGTGTGAGGACATTGAAGAAGCAACAG gAAGGAAGCAGCCAGAGCCAGATCAGATCTCTTCATGATGAGCTAGAAAAATGCCAGGGTGAAATTTCTGAGCTCAAGAAGGAGAACTTGCTTTTGAAGGACACAATGGAATTACTCAGCACTGAGTTGGAGACACAGAAGCAAGAAGCTGCACAGCTTCAGGATAAGGAGAGACAACACAAAAG ACttaaaaaattagaagaaaacacaagaaaaccaGAGTCCAGACCAGAAGATATACACCTTATAAGCTGCCTGCAAGATAAACTAagtgagagagaagaaattattaAGCAGCTGGTG gaaggaagaaaatttcaGCATTCACTTTTAGCCAGCACTGAATCTTACAGAAATCGGTCTTTTTCTTTCACCCCTAACCCAGGATGTTTGACTCCTATGAAG cagcagaagagaccAGTTGAGGTGCCCAGTCGTGTTGTCAGTGTACCAAATTTAGCTTCCTATGCAAAGAGCTTTTTGAGTGGCGACTTGAGATCAAAAAGAAGTGCTCCTCAAATAACAAAATCAACAAGCTTAGACCAGAGTCCTGGATGCCTCAGAGCGGGCTCCCCAACAGCACAGACCTCAGACAGCAGCGCTGCCACAag GATGACATGGGATAAAGCCCTGGAAGGAAGAGGGGCCCAAGAAAGCTGGTCAGTATTCAAGGATCATCTCCTCCAAGCCCAGAAGCAGTACATCCTGAGAAAGAGGAAG
- the FAM184B gene encoding protein FAM184B isoform X2, whose amino-acid sequence MASGINKSRQPGTCNGSKAPRGSSAEGYNKEIHMQMCKKIAQLTKVIYALNTKNDEHEDSIQALREAHEEEVQLILAEMRETILQYKSKAEEEQLLRKRIQVLETAVEQHRRVKEEALTELTLFKKQVEEREPRAEAKLMQMTLSTDTVDFNGDFENKLLHLNEETDGLLNECQLSRRENLGEDILAEKFSMEGQVLVKEMEKLRSENQGAIKEYTQKTNQLRTSCERGRESLKKSTQPSMTETKNQQQQGEMEQRNCSEADKGFWMQQVKKLEADLEEKNQKINERKKHSQRLKERIQELQTQLEEFKRKSECEMKQLEKEKEALTGKLQNSSLEVAQLKQILDQQADNFKESLKKHNLQSSKEKEKLLQDLQNTIKENQNVKLQLEASHQKVLKMMEKNKKQELKEAEERLKKEFNETFKIQHQSHRLEMQTLEERAKKELQDELEQIQKQQTLLLGSLRVEISEQQMSCTNLKKQIEELQMELRSVRTLKKQQEGSSQSQIRSLHDELEKCQGEISELKKENLLLKDTMELLSTELETQKQEAAQLQDKERQHKRLKKLEENTRKPESRPEDIHLISCLQDKLSEREEIIKQLVEGRKFQHSLLASTESYRNRSFSFTPNPGCLTPMKQKRPVEVPSRVVSVPNLASYAKSFLSGDLRSKRSAPQITKSTSLDQSPGCLRAGSPTAQTSDSSAATRMTWDKALEGRGAQESWSVFKDHLLQAQKQYILRKRKDTWQ is encoded by the exons ATGGCCTCCGGCATAAACAAGAGCCGGCAGCCCGGGACTTGCAATGGATCTAAAGCACCTCGGGGCAGTTCGGCAGAAGGATACAATAAGGAAATTCACATGCAGATGTGCAAGAAGATCGCCCAGCTCACCAAG GTGATATATGCCCTGAACACTAAGAATGATGAACATGAAGACAGTATACAGGCTCTGAGAGAAGCTCATGAAGAAGAAGTTCAGCTCATTCTTGCTGAGATGAGGGAAACAATTCTCCagtacaaaagcaaagctgaagaaGAACAGTTGCTGAGAAAACGTATTCAAGTCCTTGAAACTGCAGTAGAACAACACAGGAGAGTAAAGGAAGAAGCCTTGACAGAGTTAACATTGTTCAAGAAGCAGGTGGAAGAGAGGGAACcaagagcagaagcaaaactgaTGCAGATGACCCTTTCCACAGACACAGTAGATTTCAATGGagattttgaaaacaaacttcttcatttaaatgagGAGACTGATGGACTACTAAATGAATGCCAACTGTCTAGGAGAGAAAATTTAGGTGAAGATATTTTGGCTGAAAAATTCAGCATGGAAGGACAAGTTCTagtaaaggaaatggaaaaactgaGGAGTGAGAACCAAGGAGCAATTAAAGAATatactcagaaaacaaaccaactgcGAACCTCCTGTGAGAGAGGAAGAGAGTCTTTGAAAAAGTCAACACAGCCATCTatgacagaaacaaagaatcagcagcagcaaggagaaatgGAGCAAAGGAATTGCTCAGAGGCTGACAAAGGCTTTTGGATGCAGCAGGTAAAGAAACTGGAGGCAGACCTAGAGGAGAAAAACCAGAAGataaatgagaggaagaaacaTTCCCagaggctgaaagaaagaatacag GAACTCCAGACACAGCTAGaggaatttaaaagaaaatctgagtgTGAAATGAAGcaactggagaaagaaaaagaagcccTAACTGGGAAACTTCAAAACTCTTCACTTGAG GTGGCTCAGCTGAAGCAGATATTAGACCAGCAAGCAGATAATTTCAAGGAGTCGCTGAAGAAACACAACCTACAGtccagcaaagaaaaggagaagcttTTGCAGGATCTTCAAAACACCATTAAAGAAAACCAGAATGTTAAACTGCAGCTGGAGGCGTCACATCAAAAAGTCttaaaaatgatggagaagaacaaaaaacaggaaCTCAAG GAGGCAGAAGAGCGTttgaaaaaggaatttaatgAGACTTTCAAGATCCAACATCAGTCTCATAGGCTGGAAATGCAAACCTTGgaagagagagcaaagaaagaattacaGGATGAACTCGAGCAGATACAGAAGCAGCAAACTCTGTTGCTAG GATCTCTAAGAGTGGAAATTTCTGAGCAGCAGATGTCATGCACTAAtctcaaaaaacaaatagaagagCTCCAAATGGAGCTGAGGAGTGTGAGGACATTGAAGAAGCAACAG gAAGGAAGCAGCCAGAGCCAGATCAGATCTCTTCATGATGAGCTAGAAAAATGCCAGGGTGAAATTTCTGAGCTCAAGAAGGAGAACTTGCTTTTGAAGGACACAATGGAATTACTCAGCACTGAGTTGGAGACACAGAAGCAAGAAGCTGCACAGCTTCAGGATAAGGAGAGACAACACAAAAG ACttaaaaaattagaagaaaacacaagaaaaccaGAGTCCAGACCAGAAGATATACACCTTATAAGCTGCCTGCAAGATAAACTAagtgagagagaagaaattattaAGCAGCTGGTG gaaggaagaaaatttcaGCATTCACTTTTAGCCAGCACTGAATCTTACAGAAATCGGTCTTTTTCTTTCACCCCTAACCCAGGATGTTTGACTCCTATGAAG cagaagagaccAGTTGAGGTGCCCAGTCGTGTTGTCAGTGTACCAAATTTAGCTTCCTATGCAAAGAGCTTTTTGAGTGGCGACTTGAGATCAAAAAGAAGTGCTCCTCAAATAACAAAATCAACAAGCTTAGACCAGAGTCCTGGATGCCTCAGAGCGGGCTCCCCAACAGCACAGACCTCAGACAGCAGCGCTGCCACAag GATGACATGGGATAAAGCCCTGGAAGGAAGAGGGGCCCAAGAAAGCTGGTCAGTATTCAAGGATCATCTCCTCCAAGCCCAGAAGCAGTACATCCTGAGAAAGAGGAAG